The Alosa alosa isolate M-15738 ecotype Scorff River chromosome 9, AALO_Geno_1.1, whole genome shotgun sequence genome includes a region encoding these proteins:
- the cbarpb gene encoding voltage-dependent calcium channel beta subunit-associated regulatory protein: MSNESTVWKNLTENPTDFPLETGKQDGYVLLLVLLSIFLGGTLVLLSVLLIVCRHCCDEDRRHARASDDPEKTKTSYLEESQPVHEITIRVDESDCLSAASSHDMETERFLSTGTTGRRVSFNEAALFDHGKKAQEKGRRYTLTEGDFHHLKNARLTHLHIPPPALKIVTIHECESSENSIAMTTRPASKSSLSIFQPSVRPPLPQTALTGLHVSLSSALPGDALNSTVDTSFSISVPTGAPSPKLAPRPSMIEVMGSSSRNGGSPRSLGETGMSSAGTSSANPTQGPVLQFFSKLRRHASLEGASPYFKIKKWKFDSTQRASSLDTRGSPKRRQFQRQRAASESMDQEEHDAHHIDLIQYIAGTKDIVYHPTPRILSPPSTPPPSLGRLEVEVVVEPSCSSGGSLVGASFSELPDEATAGLGCRRESSDHQALYRDIWTLRASLEKCVSSDQSSSNDKDSVRSGDMDSVCSLGAKAEKGALRSYPSQDIGDEIEEDADTSSPTDEVEPKRGKQDSVDSEKGSDGESGNRKLLQMDSGYASIEAPARAPEELRLFGSGSCTSKDGSALERRHFFTSSGHRGTVCESLESHVFDEELEEEPGASGGVAVGGGLGLSDTEGAVAWSPYGQMFTPRNTQQQSQQQPSSASSSSSSHPFLHRRDYSIDEKTDALFHEFLRHDPQFDQQESPLRLKHRSCTHLRKQWQRSKQYSDPGQRLATSFDRHRTPLRRGESVNYPMETSYHSTLPRIVSAPDEEASEGTPRTPDTPKQDEERPTDVQEEQEDQRKVSPSNSSGTVRDKDEETTSHSVLASECAATEQSRQAGLPPEPQDERCSPPPPQPPEKGYGPQTITAELTDKLAANLEERLYTSLRRTKDASECVVAITHASPDHSPV, translated from the exons ATGAGCAATGAGTCTACCGTCTGGAAAAACCTAACTGAAAACCCCACA GACTTTCCATTGGAAACGGGGAAACAGGATGGCTACGTCCTCCTGTTggtccttctctccatcttccttgGGGGGACATTGGTCCTGTTGTCCGTGCTATTGATCGTCTGTCGCCACTGCTGTGATGAAGACCGACGCCACGCACG GGCCAGTGATGATCCAGAGAAGACCAAAACATCTTATCTTGAGGAATCTCAGCCTGTACATG AGATCACAATCCGGGTTGATGAATCGGACTGTCTGTCAGCCGCCAGCTCCCATGACATGGAGACGGAACGCTTTCTGTCCACCGGCACCACCGGCCGCCGGGTCTCCTTCAACGAGGCGGCGCTCTTCGACCATGGCAAGAAGGCACAGGAGAAGGGCCGCAG GTACACTCTTACGGAGGGGGACTTCCACCACCTGAAGAATGCCCGGCTCACGCACCTCCACATTCCGCCGCCTGCCCTCAAGATAGTCACCATCCACGAGTGTGAGTCATCGGAGAACAGCATTGCCATGACCACACGGCCCGCCTCCAAGTCCAGCCTCTCCATCTTCCAG CCCTCAGTGCGCCCCCCTCTGCCCCAGACGGCACTAACCGGCCTGCACGTCAGCCTCAGCTCAGCCCTCCCTGGGGACGCACTCAACTCCACCGTGGACACGAGCTTCAGCATCAGCGTCCCAACTGGTGCCCCGAGCCCCAAGCTCGCCCCAAGACCCTCCATG ATCGAGGTAATGGGGTCCAGCTCTCGGAACGGAGGCAGTCCCAGGAGTTTGGGTGAGACGGGGATGTCCTCCGCGGGCACATCTTCGGCCAACCCTACCCAGGGCCCCGTGCTGCAGTTCTTCTCCAAACTGAGGCGCCATGCCAGCTTGGAGGGTGCGAGCCCCTATTTCAAGATCAAGAAGTGGAAGTTTGACAGCACCCAGCGGGCGTCCAGTCTGGACACCAGAG GTTCGCCTAAAAGGAGGCAGTTCCAGCGCCAACGTGCAGCCAGCGAGAGCATGGACCAGGAGGAGCACGACGCACACCACATCGACCTCATCCAGTACATCGCCGGCACCAAGGACATCGTGTACCATCCCACCCCCCGCATCCTCTCGCCCCCCTCCACGCCACCACCTTCCCTCGGCAG GttagaggtggaggtggtggtggagcccAGCTGTAGCTCAGGGGGTAGCCTGGTCGGGGCGTCCTTCTCTGAGCTGCCGGACGAGGCTACCGCTGGGCTGGGCTGCCGTCGGGAGAGCTCAGACCACCAGGCGCTATACCGTGACATCTGGACCCTGCGAGCTTCCCTGGAGAAGTGTGTGTCCTCTGACCAGAGCAGCAGCAACGACAAGGACTCGGTCCGCAGCGGCGACATGGACAGTGTGTGCTCGCTGGGCGCCAAAGCGGAGAAAGGGGCACTGCGGAGTTACCCCTCGCAAGACATCGGGGACGAGATCGAGGAGGACGCCGACACGTCGTCGCCTACGGACGAGGTCGAGCCGAAGAGGGGGAAGCAGGACAGCGTGGACTCGGAGAAAGGGAGCGACGGCGAGTCGGGCAACCGGAAGCTGCTGCAGATGGACAGCGGCTACGCCTCCATCGAAGCGCCGGCCCGCGCCCCCGAGGAGCTCCGGCTGTTCGGCAGCGGCAGCTGTACCAGCAAGGACGGCTCGGCGCTGGAGCGCCGGCACTTCTTCACCAGCTCAGGCCACCGGGGCACCGTCTGCGAGAGCCTGGAGTCGCACGTCTTCGACGAGGAGCTTGAGGAGGAGCCCGGCGCTAGTGGCGGCGTTGCCGTCGGCGGCGGCCTAGGCTTGAGTGACACAGAGGGCGCCGTGGCGTGGTCGCCGTACGGCCAGATGTTCACGCCACGCAACACTCAACAGCAGTCGCAGCAGCAGCCGTCGTCGGCGTCGTCATCATCGTCGTCACACCCTTTCCTGCACCGTCGCGACTACAGCATCGACGAGAAGACCGACGCCCTCTTTCACGAGTTCCTGAGGCATGATCCGCAGTTTGACCAGCAGGAGTCGCCGCTGCGCTTGAAGCACCGCTCCTGCACCCACCTGCGGAAGCAGTGGCAACGCTCCAAGCAGTACAGCGACCCCGGGCAGCGCTTGGCCACCTCGTTTGACCGCCACCGGACTCCACTTCGGCGTGGCGAGAGCGTCAACTACCCGATGGAGACCAGCTACCACAGCACGCTACCGCGCATCGTCAGCGCGCCGGACGAGGAGGCCAGCGAGGGTACCCCCAGAACGCCGGACACCCCCAAGCAGGACGAGGAGCGACCAACAGACGTccaagaggagcaggaggaccaGAGAAAAGTCAGCCCTAGCAATAGCTCAGGGACAGTGAGGGACAAGGACGAGGAAACGACGTCTCACTCCGTCCTCGCATCGGAGTGCGCTGCGACCGAGCAGAGTAGGCAGGCCGGACTTCCGCCTGAACCACAGGACGAGCGCTGCTCACCGCCACCGCCGCAGCCACCGGAAAAGGGCTACGGGCCGCAGACCATCACGGCAGAGCTGACCGACAAGCTGGCGGCCAACCTGGAGGAGCGCCTCTATACCAGTCTTCGCAGGACCAAGGACGCCTCGGAGTGCGTGGTGGCCATTACACACGCCTCCCCCGACCACAGCCCAGTGTAG